The following coding sequences lie in one Pseudarthrobacter phenanthrenivorans Sphe3 genomic window:
- a CDS encoding 30S ribosomal protein bS22, with protein sequence MGSVIKKRRKRMAKKKHRKLLRKTRHQRRNKK encoded by the coding sequence GTGGGTTCAGTTATTAAGAAGCGTCGCAAGCGTATGGCCAAGAAGAAGCACCGCAAGCTGCTTCGCAAGACCCGTCACCAGCGCCGCAACAAGAAGTAG
- a CDS encoding helix-turn-helix domain-containing protein, translated as MSAEQNFSNAKFLTVAEVAQVMRVSKMTVYRLVHSGEMPAVRFGRSYRVPEKAVEQYLKGAVVDGHTETA; from the coding sequence ATGTCGGCAGAACAGAACTTCTCCAACGCGAAGTTCCTGACCGTGGCTGAAGTAGCCCAGGTCATGCGCGTCTCCAAGATGACCGTGTACCGGCTGGTCCACTCCGGCGAGATGCCGGCGGTGCGGTTCGGGCGCTCCTACCGGGTTCCGGAAAAGGCCGTGGAACAGTACCTTAAGGGTGCTGTTGTGGACGGCCACACAGAGACCGCCTGA
- a CDS encoding 3-deoxy-7-phosphoheptulonate synthase yields the protein MSTATAAHVTASNAAGTQAAQPTSNLRVSEFTALPTPQELIAQLPLDARLAGVVERGRDEVRAIMDGVDDRLLVIVGPCSIHDPKAGLEYARRLVSQAEKHREDLLIVMRTYFEKPRTTVGWKGLINDPRLDGSHDMVTGLRTARHFLQQVTALGLPTATEFLEPISPQYMADLISWGAIGARTTESQIHRQLASGLSMPIGFKNGTDGDLQVAIDACGAAGAAQAFLGIDGDGRAALVATAGNPDTHVILRGGRKGPNYSSADVEAASAKLAGKHLNPRLIVDASHANSGKSHHRQAEVALEIGAQLEDGGASAQAIAGVMLESFLVGGAQNLDVALHAAGRSELVYGQSVTDACMDWDVSASVLGQLAASARKRRAGK from the coding sequence ATGAGCACAGCAACAGCAGCACACGTCACAGCAAGCAACGCCGCCGGCACCCAGGCCGCGCAACCGACGTCGAACCTGCGGGTCAGCGAATTCACTGCGCTGCCCACGCCCCAGGAACTCATCGCCCAACTGCCGCTGGACGCCCGGTTGGCGGGCGTCGTCGAACGCGGCCGCGACGAAGTCCGCGCCATCATGGACGGCGTTGACGACCGGTTGCTGGTGATTGTGGGCCCGTGTTCCATTCACGACCCCAAGGCGGGGCTGGAATACGCCCGGCGGCTGGTCAGCCAGGCCGAAAAGCACAGGGAAGACCTCCTGATCGTCATGCGGACGTACTTCGAAAAGCCCCGCACAACCGTGGGCTGGAAGGGCCTGATCAACGATCCGCGGCTGGACGGCAGCCACGACATGGTGACCGGACTGCGTACCGCCCGCCACTTCCTGCAGCAGGTCACCGCGCTGGGACTGCCCACCGCCACGGAGTTCCTGGAGCCCATCAGCCCGCAGTACATGGCCGACCTGATCTCGTGGGGAGCCATCGGGGCCCGCACCACCGAGAGCCAGATCCACCGGCAGCTCGCCTCCGGACTGTCCATGCCCATCGGCTTCAAGAACGGCACCGACGGCGACCTCCAGGTGGCCATCGACGCCTGCGGTGCGGCGGGGGCGGCCCAGGCCTTCCTTGGCATCGATGGCGACGGCAGGGCCGCGCTGGTGGCCACCGCCGGAAACCCCGACACCCACGTGATCCTCCGCGGCGGACGCAAGGGGCCCAACTACTCAAGCGCCGACGTCGAGGCTGCCTCCGCAAAGCTGGCCGGCAAACACTTGAACCCGCGCCTGATCGTGGACGCCAGCCACGCCAACAGCGGCAAGAGCCACCACCGCCAGGCGGAGGTTGCGCTGGAAATCGGTGCCCAGCTCGAGGACGGGGGCGCCTCCGCGCAGGCCATTGCGGGGGTCATGCTGGAAAGCTTCCTGGTGGGCGGCGCCCAGAACCTCGACGTTGCCTTGCACGCAGCCGGCCGGTCGGAGCTGGTGTACGGCCAGAGCGTCACGGACGCCTGCATGGACTGGGATGTTTCCGCCTCGGTCCTGGGCCAGCTGGCGGCGTCGGCGCGCAAGCGTCGGGCCGGGAAATAG